Within Drosophila willistoni isolate 14030-0811.24 unplaced genomic scaffold, UCI_dwil_1.1 Seg192.1, whole genome shotgun sequence, the genomic segment catctgaagcggcttcaccaaatcagatgccctaaagaaaatataatacaactgtacttttgtcacaaacaactaacctagcatatgtctagaattacaatcagccacacgcgttgtgggaaaaaacacttgtaattgtaaactaactcagcaacgatcacaacggcaggatgtcaagagGCCCACGCCCggcctaaaataataataatttgtcaACCCCCGGATACGTGGTTGTGAATCGTACTAGATAAAATCTCATAAGAACAACTGTTCCCTCTTAGAGCCTCAGATaatcctatataaactccgtacttttgtaaataaaaccagttcatattttgaattcaacgaattaagattgggttattttcagagtttgcatttgctgctacatagcagcaatttcaataaaaatattgctctgctcctgCTACTGCTATGATTTCGAAGgcctacgtagcatagcagagagcacaaacggaaaacgattgctcttctgctctgctccgtagcatacatcgtcggagcacagagcaatagctagagcaaaaaattttcgatacgctatttgtagttgtagcaatagcacaagcattaaaagcgagatgagagcggagcaaacaaaataaatttttgtgctactgctacggagcatttccttttctgttgctctcgtagcaatttcgtagtcgctctcgtagcaacttcgtagtcgctctcatactagatctgtactagaggtgggcatgggccgaaatggtacatccaacccaacccaGCCCATGGGCTAaaaatttcacccgcacccgaaagctaaaaaaatttggacattcagaggaaactgtaattgCACAAACTGGGAGCACAACAGATATAAATCCAACATGCAAGTTAAGATGGACAAGAGGGTATAGCGGATGCATCTGCAATATTAGCAGTGGCCACGATCGCTGGGTAACATGAGTCAGCCAATGCTTGTGATTCTTGCATTTGGCGCCTACACTCACAGTTGCTTGGCCATAGGCATTAATGTATTTCGCAAGGTGAAAGTCCAAGGATCAAGTCTGGAGTGATGCCACTGTTGTGCTCctagtttgtggaattacagtttcctctgaatgtccaaatttttttttagctttcgggtgcgggtgaaattttTAGCCCATGGGTTGGGTTtgatgtaacatttcggcccatgcccacctctagtacagatctagtatgagagcgactacgaagttgctacgaaagcgactacgaaattgctacgagagcaacagaaaaggaaatgctccgtagcagtagcacaaaaatttattttgtttgctccgctctcatctcgcttttaatgcttgtgctattgctacaactacaaatagcgtatcgaaaattttttgctcttgctattgctctgtgctccgacgatgtatgctacggagcagagcagaagagcaatcgttttccgtttgtgccctctgctatgctacgtagcccttcgaaatcagagcagtagcgggagcaaaaaaaaaaactccgacgtagcatagcattttcaatccctggTTATTTCCTTCTCCCTGAAATCCCTATTCATCAATATTAATTCTAATTACAtaatcaaaattatttttcaacatttCGAACTGTACCCgaatatttcttttcttctttaaaTAAGGTAACGAAGTAGGCAGATTTTGAGATGTAGGAAAAACTGCTTAAAGTTTTGAATAAGGTTATCAGTATACTTATTTAGTAGATACAGAACAATACatattttctttgtgttaCTTAAGGCGTAATAATGGACCCAGAGCGAAACGTAAAGCGGCTGCGAAAACTGTTTGGAGTTTCGCGCACCATCCTGAAAAGAGCTGCACGTAGACCTAGTGTTAGCGATCAAGAACGAGAAGAGCAGCAGAGGAAACGCTTCCAATTGTTACGAGAATTGCGTCAACAACGTATTTCTAGCCTTGGAGCTAATCAGAGATATGTCCTGGAGATCTGTGCGGACATGTCAGGTGTAGATACGGAAGAAGTGGTTACGGGAATCGTCGATGAGAGTAAATATGTCGAAAATTTAAACGGATTATTTGAAGAAAAAGGGCCTTTGGCAATAATGCTTTGTAATGCATATATGATTGGATATCCACCAGAGTCGGGACGTTATCAGGAAAAATTAAAGTACACAGTGGTACAAAGAACGATATGTTCACGAGCCGATACAGTAGATATGATTGGTAAATGGATGGTTGTGTATAGACAACAAAACGAGAGGTCAATTGACAACAGAACAGTTAGTGATGACATCGGactatttttaattaattcgGATGATCGAAGTTCGTGTTTAAACGTGGTAAAATTGTTTATGGATCAAGTCCTCAAACCATCTATTGAGGCTGTTACTGAATTTGGTCTTGCCGAAAAGGAACAACTGCAGaaattttttcatattttaaatatgtacAACACTTTCTTAAAATCATCTGATACTACTGTCTCTACTCTGGTGAATTTTGATGTATCCCACGAACTTTTTAAGGGTTTCTTGCTTGTACGTTGGCAAATCGAAGCAAGTTCGAAAATTGTGTCCCGTGTGCGATTGGTGGAAAGATATTTTCAACAATGGCTTCGGCAGATTCAAAGTATTTTAGTTGAGGGAAAACAGATACAACGAGATACTCCCGATGCAGGTCCATTACAAATGCTAGTAAATTGGCGTCGAATGTTGGCGAGATACACATCGATAACCGAATTCGTTACGTCAAGAGCTTTCAATAACCACAAAGATTGCCTAACTTTGTCTCGTTcatcaaaacttttaaatgtaAGAAATCATTCATTTGCccatattttacatttttgtgtTATAATACTGTTCATTCTTTTATTCAGCGATGGGCTGAGATCGACAATCAAGTAACATTGGCACTAAACGAAGCCAAAGATAATGTGAGATATATATCGTCTTTGCAGAAATTTTGGGATCCCCTTTATCGGTACTGATTTAATCCAAAATTTTGTTTGAGTGTATTATTGAACCGAATTATTTACAGGTCATCTCCAGACGATATTATTAGCAGTCTTCCTGGTTTAATGGTAGCTATAAGAAATGTTTCAAAAACCGCACACTATTTAAATACACCTGTTAATGTTACTGGCCTTATGGTTAAAATATCGAATCAAATAACTATAACAAGCAAAAACTATATTACTGATAATGAACATCGTAGTCTTTGGGACATTTCATCATCTGAActtattgaaaaaattgaaaagtgTAAAGAGGTTATTTATaactataaaaatatttatgttcaCACTGTTGAAGAGATGAAAAACAGCAATGAGAAGCCTTGGATTGTTTCCTCTGTCTACATTTTCACTTGTCTAGAGAAGTTCTTACAACGACTCGATAAAATTAAATGGATAGCTAACACGGAAATAACATACTCAATTTTAGATCGGATTATGATAAGTGGTATGGAAAAGTTTAATTCAATGATAAAAGGTGCCCGAATTACTATAAGCAGTCAGATGTATGATCCCCTTAATTATCGTATTGACAATTTTGATATGgattttaacaaatttgttAAAGAAGTTGAAGAAGCTGAAGTTGAAATGCAACAGTTTGTGAAACTGCTTTCTACGGAATGCCCATCTGCGGAGTCAGTAATGCTAGTACTAAAGCGTTTTGAGGCCTTAAGTTTAGAGTGCCTATGTTTAGATCGTCGGTATTTGGAAGTTGCAGAAATGCTGGAAAAGGAAATGTTCTTACTTAAAGATGTTTATAATGAAGAACGCGGAAATCCATTTATTCCTCGTAATCTTCCTCCGTTTGCCGGCCGAATTGTTTGGATTCGTtccatatttaaaaaaatcgaTATACCAGTACAAGCACTCAAATTACGACAATGTGTTCTTGCTCATAAAAAAGCGCAGCGAACGGTCAGATACTATAATTATATGAATGGAATTATATGTCATTATGAGATGGCCTATCATAAAGCGTGGTTTGACTATGTGGAGGAATTTCGCTGCCTCCTTAATGCCCCTATTATGACAATTAGCAAAGACGAAGCCCTATATACTGTTAATTTAGATCGCTCAATTTTACAACTAATGTCAGAGACAGAATGGATGTGGAAGCTACATTTAGAAGTCCCTAATATGGCGGCTACCGTAACCTATTGCAAAGATCGTATACTGCAACCAGCTACAACTTTAAAACTAACACTGCAGCGTTTTGATCGATTACGAGAATCTCTAACACCAGTATTTATCAATATAATGCGTTTTCGTCTACAAgaagtatcaattttgttaaAGCCATCACTATCATTTATCACTTGGATATCTGAAAATCTGCAGGATAA encodes:
- the LOC111519387 gene encoding dynein axonemal heavy chain 5-like; translation: MDPERNVKRLRKLFGVSRTILKRAARRPSVSDQEREEQQRKRFQLLRELRQQRISSLGANQRYVLEICADMSGVDTEEVVTGIVDESKYVENLNGLFEEKGPLAIMLCNAYMIGYPPESGRYQEKLKYTVVQRTICSRADTVDMIGKWMVVYRQQNERSIDNRTVSDDIGLFLINSDDRSSCLNVVKLFMDQVLKPSIEAVTEFGLAEKEQLQKFFHILNMYNTFLKSSDTTVSTLVNFDVSHELFKGFLLVRWQIEASSKIVSRVRLVERYFQQWLRQIQSILVEGKQIQRDTPDAGPLQMLVNWRRMLARYTSITEFVTSRAFNNHKDCLTLSRSSKLLNRWAEIDNQVTLALNEAKDNVRYISSLQKFWDPLYRSSPDDIISSLPGLMVAIRNVSKTAHYLNTPVNVTGLMVKISNQITITSKNYITDNEHRSLWDISSSELIEKIEKCKEVIYNYKNIYVHTVEEMKNSNEKPWIVSSVYIFTCLEKFLQRLDKIKWIANTEITYSILDRIMISGMEKFNSMIKGARITISSQMYDPLNYRIDNFDMDFNKFVKEVEEAEVEMQQFVKLLSTECPSAESVMLVLKRFEALSLECLCLDRRYLEVAEMLEKEMFLLKDVYNEERGNPFIPRNLPPFAGRIVWIRSIFKKIDIPVQALKLRQCVLAHKKAQRTVRYYNYMNGIICHYEMAYHKAWFDYVEEFRCLLNAPIMTISKDEALYTVNLDRSILQLMSETEWMWKLHLEVPNMAATVTYCKDRILQPATTLKLTLQRFDRLRESLTPVFINIMRFRLQEVSILLKPSLSFITWISENLQDNVEKICHKIKDVEIFFNMILDIEEQRILKEMYSVSEFLYIYVPEEPVSSYKFLEESNKLRAEIGNVYETHCFH